Proteins from a single region of Pseudomonas quebecensis:
- a CDS encoding methionine ABC transporter ATP-binding protein, translating to MIEFQNVHKTYRVDGRDIPALHPTSLRVENGQVFGLIGHSGAGKSTLLHLINRLEEPSGGQITVDGEEVTALDANGLRRFRQQVGMIFQHFNLLASKTVADNVALPLTLAGELSRKAIDQRVAELLARVGLSDHAKKYPAQLSGGQKQRVGIARALATKPKILLCDEATSALDPQTTASVLQLLAEINRELKLTIVLITHEMDVIRRVCDQVAVMDAGVIVEQGPVADVFLHPKHPTTKRFVQEAEQVDEGEQRDDFAHVPGRIVRLTFQGEATYAPLLGTVARETGVDYSILAGRIDRIKDIPYGQLTLAFTGGDMEAAFARFTAADVHMEVLR from the coding sequence GTGATCGAGTTTCAAAACGTCCATAAAACCTACCGTGTCGACGGTAGGGATATCCCCGCGCTGCATCCCACCAGCCTGCGTGTCGAGAACGGCCAGGTGTTCGGCCTGATCGGCCATTCGGGTGCGGGTAAAAGCACACTGCTACACCTGATCAACCGCCTGGAAGAGCCCAGTGGCGGTCAGATCACGGTCGATGGCGAAGAAGTCACCGCCCTGGACGCCAACGGCCTGCGCCGTTTCCGCCAGCAGGTCGGCATGATCTTCCAGCACTTCAACCTGCTGGCGTCCAAGACTGTCGCCGACAACGTGGCGCTGCCGTTGACCCTGGCCGGCGAATTGTCGCGCAAGGCTATCGACCAACGCGTGGCTGAACTGCTGGCCCGCGTCGGCTTGTCGGACCACGCCAAAAAGTACCCGGCGCAATTGTCAGGCGGCCAGAAGCAACGCGTCGGCATCGCCCGCGCCCTGGCGACCAAGCCCAAGATTTTGCTGTGCGACGAAGCCACCAGCGCACTCGACCCGCAGACCACCGCGTCGGTGCTGCAACTGCTGGCTGAAATCAACCGCGAGTTGAAGCTGACCATCGTGCTGATCACCCATGAAATGGACGTGATCCGTCGCGTATGCGACCAGGTCGCCGTGATGGACGCCGGTGTGATCGTGGAGCAAGGCCCTGTGGCCGATGTGTTCCTGCACCCCAAGCACCCGACCACCAAGCGTTTCGTACAGGAAGCCGAACAGGTCGACGAAGGCGAACAGCGCGATGACTTCGCCCACGTACCAGGCCGCATCGTGCGGCTCACGTTCCAAGGCGAGGCGACCTACGCGCCATTGCTGGGTACCGTCGCCCGCGAAACGGGGGTGGACTACAGCATCCTGGCCGGTCGAATCGACCGCATCAAAGACATCCCCTACGGGCAACTGACCCTCGCCTTCACTGGCGGTGACATGGAAGCCGCATTTGCGCGCTTCACCGCCGCCGACGTCCACATGGAGGTGCTGCGCTAA
- a CDS encoding methionine ABC transporter permease gives MDLFLNFFADIDWSEIWLATGDTMTMLLGSLFFTVVLGLPLGVLLFLTSPRQLFEQKGLYAFLSLVVNMLRSLPFIILLIVMLPLTKLITGIYMDEATTLGVAGAIPPLVIGATPFFARLVETALREVDRGIIEATQSMGASTRQIITNALLPEARPGIFAAITVTAITLVSYTAMAGVVGAGGLGDLAIRFGYQRFQDNVMVVTVVMLMILVQILQTVGDKLVVHFSRK, from the coding sequence ATGGACCTGTTCCTGAATTTCTTCGCCGACATCGACTGGTCCGAAATCTGGCTCGCCACCGGCGATACCATGACCATGCTGCTCGGCTCGCTGTTCTTCACGGTCGTGCTGGGCCTGCCCCTGGGCGTGCTGCTGTTCTTGACCAGCCCACGTCAGCTGTTCGAGCAAAAAGGCTTGTACGCTTTTCTGTCGCTGGTCGTGAACATGCTGCGTTCGCTGCCGTTCATCATCCTGCTGATCGTGATGCTTCCATTAACCAAACTGATCACCGGCATATACATGGACGAGGCCACCACGCTGGGCGTTGCGGGCGCGATTCCGCCGCTGGTTATCGGCGCCACGCCATTCTTCGCACGTCTGGTGGAAACCGCCCTGCGTGAAGTGGACCGCGGCATCATCGAGGCCACGCAGTCGATGGGTGCCAGCACGCGCCAGATCATCACCAACGCCTTGCTACCCGAAGCACGCCCCGGCATTTTCGCGGCAATTACCGTGACCGCGATTACACTGGTTTCCTATACGGCGATGGCCGGCGTGGTCGGTGCCGGCGGGCTGGGCGACCTGGCGATCCGTTTCGGTTACCAGCGTTTCCAGGACAATGTAATGGTGGTCACCGTGGTGATGCTGATGATCCTGGTGCAAATTCTGCAAACCGTCGGCGACAAGCTGGTGGTGCACTTTTCTCGCAAATAA
- a CDS encoding MetQ/NlpA family ABC transporter substrate-binding protein, translating to MKKLLVAFAAVAAFSAHAETIKVAASPVPHAQILEFVKPALAKEGVDLQIKVFTDYVQPNVQVAEKRLDANFFQHQPYLDEFNKAKGTHLVSVGAVHLEPLGAYSSKFKKLDELPSGANVVIPNDATNGGRALLLLANNGLITLKDPTNILSTTKDITANPKNLKFRELEAATLPRVLTQVDLALINTNYALEAKLDPSKDALLIEGSDSPYVNILVTREDNKDADAVKKLIAALHTPEVKQFIEEKYKGAIKPAF from the coding sequence ATGAAAAAACTACTGGTTGCTTTCGCCGCCGTTGCCGCGTTTTCCGCTCACGCCGAGACCATCAAGGTCGCTGCTTCGCCAGTGCCGCATGCGCAAATCCTGGAATTCGTGAAGCCTGCGCTGGCCAAAGAAGGCGTGGACCTGCAGATCAAAGTCTTCACCGACTACGTGCAGCCCAACGTACAAGTGGCCGAAAAGCGCCTGGACGCCAACTTCTTCCAGCACCAGCCATACCTGGATGAATTCAACAAAGCCAAAGGCACTCACCTGGTGAGTGTCGGCGCTGTGCACTTGGAGCCCCTGGGCGCGTACTCGAGCAAATTCAAGAAGCTGGACGAGCTGCCAAGCGGCGCCAACGTTGTGATCCCGAACGACGCCACCAACGGCGGCCGAGCCCTGCTGCTTCTGGCCAACAACGGCCTGATTACCCTGAAGGACCCAACCAACATTCTGTCGACCACCAAAGACATTACCGCCAACCCGAAAAACCTGAAGTTCCGCGAACTGGAAGCCGCCACCCTGCCGCGCGTGCTGACCCAGGTCGACCTGGCGCTGATCAACACCAACTACGCCCTGGAAGCCAAGCTGGACCCTTCCAAGGACGCCCTGTTGATTGAAGGCAGCGACTCGCCGTATGTGAACATCCTGGTCACCCGCGAAGACAACAAGGACGCGGACGCCGTGAAGAAACTGATCGCCGCTTTGCACACCCCTGAGGTGAAGCAATTCATCGAAGAAAAATACAAAGGCGCGATCAAGCCGGCGTTCTGA
- a CDS encoding SCO family protein, whose amino-acid sequence MTRTQKTVFILVAIVALIMGLTVNKVLNGKGQGDPTALIDAGIILLPQSRALPPVTMANQDGQPVLINELKGKWSLLFFGYTFCPDICPTTLAQLRQIKSELPKDVVDKLQVILVSVDPNRDTPTQLKQYLGYFDPQFQGLTGANVAEVQKVSNAVSIPFIPADTSKPNYTVDHSGNLALIGPDGTQRGFIRAPLNNQKLVAQLPGLLQRQ is encoded by the coding sequence ATGACTCGAACTCAAAAAACCGTCTTTATCCTGGTGGCCATCGTCGCGTTGATCATGGGCCTGACCGTCAACAAAGTGCTCAACGGCAAAGGCCAGGGCGACCCGACCGCGTTAATCGACGCCGGCATTATCCTGCTGCCGCAAAGCCGTGCGCTGCCGCCGGTGACCATGGCCAATCAGGACGGCCAGCCGGTGCTGATCAATGAATTGAAGGGCAAGTGGAGTCTGCTGTTCTTCGGCTACACCTTCTGCCCGGACATTTGCCCTACTACCCTCGCCCAGCTGCGCCAGATCAAAAGCGAGCTGCCCAAGGACGTTGTGGATAAACTTCAGGTGATCCTGGTGAGCGTCGACCCCAACCGCGATACCCCGACCCAGCTCAAGCAATACCTGGGCTATTTCGATCCGCAATTCCAGGGTCTGACCGGCGCAAATGTGGCTGAGGTGCAAAAGGTCTCGAACGCCGTGAGTATCCCGTTCATCCCGGCCGATACCAGCAAGCCCAACTACACCGTCGATCACAGCGGCAACCTCGCGCTGATCGGCCCGGACGGTACGCAACGTGGTTTTATCCGCGCGCCGTTGAACAACCAGAAGCTGGTGGCGCAATTGCCAGGGTTGTTGCAGCGTCAGTAA
- the cyoE gene encoding heme o synthase, whose product MATLTGARHDQALWRDYLELTKPKVVVLMLITSLVGMFLATRAGVPWTVLVFGNLGIALCAGGAAAINHVVDRRIDAVMARTHKRPLAQGRVQPVAALAFALVLAVAGLTLLLVFTNALAAWLTLASLLGYAVIYTGFLKRATPQNIVIGGLAGAAPPLLGWVAVTGHVSAEPLLLVLIIFAWTPPHFWALAIHRKEEYAKADIPMLPVTHGEHYTKVHILLYTFALLAVSLMPYVIHMSGPLYLGCALVLGARFLQWAWVLYRGGRPHAAINTFKYSVWYLFLLFIALLVDHYLLLNL is encoded by the coding sequence ATGGCGACCTTGACCGGCGCGCGGCACGACCAGGCGCTCTGGCGCGACTATCTGGAGCTGACCAAGCCGAAAGTGGTGGTGCTGATGCTGATCACTTCCTTGGTCGGTATGTTTCTCGCAACCCGCGCAGGGGTGCCGTGGACAGTACTGGTTTTCGGCAACCTGGGGATCGCTCTGTGTGCCGGCGGCGCCGCGGCGATCAACCACGTGGTGGACCGGCGGATCGACGCCGTGATGGCTCGCACCCACAAGCGGCCGCTGGCGCAAGGGCGCGTGCAGCCCGTGGCCGCGCTGGCCTTTGCGTTGGTGTTGGCGGTGGCCGGGCTTACGCTGTTGCTGGTGTTCACCAATGCGCTGGCGGCGTGGCTGACCTTGGCGTCGTTATTGGGCTATGCAGTGATCTACACCGGTTTTCTCAAGCGCGCGACGCCGCAGAATATCGTCATCGGTGGCCTGGCCGGGGCCGCGCCGCCGTTGCTGGGCTGGGTTGCGGTTACCGGGCATGTCAGCGCCGAGCCGCTGCTGCTGGTGCTGATTATCTTCGCCTGGACCCCGCCGCACTTCTGGGCCCTGGCCATTCACCGCAAGGAGGAATATGCCAAGGCCGATATTCCGATGCTGCCGGTAACCCACGGCGAGCATTACACCAAGGTGCATATCCTGCTCTACACCTTCGCCCTGCTGGCGGTAAGCCTTATGCCCTATGTGATCCATATGAGCGGCCCGCTCTACCTGGGTTGCGCGCTGGTCTTGGGTGCGCGCTTTCTGCAATGGGCCTGGGTGTTGTACCGTGGCGGTCGGCCGCACGCGGCGATCAACACCTTCAAGTACTCTGTCTGGTACCTGTTCCTGCTGTTTATCGCGCTGCTCGTAGACCACTACTTACTGTTGAACCTATGA
- a CDS encoding COX15/CtaA family protein, producing MAKPGFRLALFATLLALIVVLLGAYTRLTHAGLGCPDWPGCYGFIAVPNSEAQLAHAELHFPDTPVEAGKGWSEMIHRYFAGTLGLVIGVLAARCWSHRRDPGQPVKLPLFLLVVVVAQAAFGMWTVTLKLWPQVVTGHLLGGFATLSLLFLLTLRLSGVLPALVVPRRLQYWATAGLVLVIGQIALGGWVSSNYAAVACIDLPTCHGQWWPAADFANGFHLTQHIGPNYLGGQLDSEARTAIHLTHRVGAVIVTLALLGLAWQLRAVGMTRLAGLLLIALAAQIGLGLSNVYFHLPLPVAVAHNAGGAGLLLTLVLVNYHARTSLVRARSQRPYGWRFIPRKPVSGLITLKGEMPWRP from the coding sequence ATGGCCAAACCTGGATTTCGCCTCGCGTTGTTTGCCACCCTGCTGGCGCTGATCGTCGTGCTGCTCGGTGCCTATACGCGCCTGACCCACGCCGGCCTGGGCTGCCCTGACTGGCCCGGTTGCTACGGATTTATCGCCGTGCCCAACAGCGAAGCCCAGCTGGCCCATGCCGAGCTGCATTTTCCCGATACGCCGGTGGAGGCTGGCAAAGGCTGGAGCGAGATGATCCACCGCTACTTCGCCGGCACCTTGGGGTTGGTGATCGGCGTGCTGGCGGCGCGGTGCTGGAGCCATCGGCGCGATCCCGGCCAGCCGGTGAAATTGCCGCTGTTTTTGTTGGTCGTGGTAGTTGCCCAGGCCGCATTCGGCATGTGGACGGTGACGTTGAAGCTGTGGCCCCAGGTCGTCACCGGGCATCTGCTGGGCGGCTTTGCCACCTTGAGCCTGCTGTTCCTGTTGACCCTGCGATTGTCCGGTGTACTGCCGGCGCTGGTCGTGCCCAGGCGCCTGCAGTATTGGGCGACGGCCGGGCTGGTGCTGGTGATCGGACAGATCGCCCTGGGCGGCTGGGTGAGCTCCAACTACGCGGCGGTGGCCTGCATCGACCTGCCTACCTGCCATGGTCAATGGTGGCCGGCGGCGGACTTTGCCAACGGCTTTCACCTGACCCAGCACATCGGCCCGAACTACCTGGGCGGGCAACTCGACAGCGAGGCGCGCACGGCCATTCACCTGACCCACCGCGTGGGCGCGGTTATCGTCACTTTGGCTCTGCTCGGCCTGGCCTGGCAACTGCGCGCAGTGGGCATGACGCGGCTGGCGGGCCTGTTGCTGATCGCCCTGGCCGCGCAGATCGGCCTGGGCTTGAGCAATGTGTATTTCCATCTGCCGCTGCCGGTGGCCGTGGCCCATAACGCCGGCGGCGCCGGGTTGTTGCTGACGCTGGTGCTGGTCAATTACCACGCGCGTACCAGCCTGGTGCGGGCGCGCAGTCAGCGGCCGTACGGCTGGCGTTTTATCCCGCGCAAACCGGTATCGGGCCTGATCACCCTTAAAGGAGAGATGCCATGGCGACCTTGA
- a CDS encoding SURF1 family protein, translating to MESSIASAWQRFRPGIAPTVVVLLLLPLMVGLGCWQLSRGQEKQALMDSYAERRAAEPITSDQLTQQVDPAFRRVHLRGRFDAEHSVLLDNRMRDGKAGVELLQPFHDQASGLWLLLNRGWLPWPDRRTPPAFTTPEQPLNLDAWVYVAPGETFQLQADPVVSSWPRLLTALHPVALWAELGRSGYAYELRAEPGPATYETQWPVVAMGPEKHLAYAVQWFAMAVALLALYLYLGWHHTKKEKPHGSGRESTRPV from the coding sequence ATGGAATCCAGTATAGCCAGTGCCTGGCAGCGCTTTCGTCCCGGTATCGCGCCGACGGTAGTGGTGCTGCTGCTGTTACCGCTGATGGTGGGGCTGGGCTGCTGGCAGCTGTCTCGCGGCCAGGAAAAGCAGGCGTTGATGGACAGCTACGCAGAGCGCCGCGCCGCCGAACCCATCACCAGCGACCAGCTCACGCAACAGGTGGACCCCGCATTTCGCCGAGTTCACCTGCGCGGGCGGTTCGATGCCGAACACAGCGTACTGCTCGACAACCGCATGCGCGATGGCAAGGCCGGCGTCGAGCTGCTGCAACCCTTCCATGACCAGGCCAGCGGTCTGTGGTTGCTGCTCAATCGCGGCTGGCTGCCCTGGCCGGACCGGCGCACGCCGCCGGCCTTCACCACCCCTGAACAACCGCTGAATCTCGACGCCTGGGTGTACGTGGCACCGGGCGAGACCTTTCAGTTGCAGGCCGACCCGGTCGTGTCGAGTTGGCCGCGCTTGCTTACCGCACTGCACCCGGTCGCATTGTGGGCCGAGCTGGGCCGCAGTGGTTATGCCTACGAGCTGCGCGCCGAACCTGGTCCTGCCACCTACGAAACCCAGTGGCCGGTAGTGGCCATGGGGCCGGAAAAACACTTGGCGTATGCCGTGCAGTGGTTCGCCATGGCAGTGGCGCTGCTGGCGCTTTATCTCTATCTCGGATGGCACCACACAAAAAAGGAGAAGCCCCATGGGAGCGGCCGTGAATCCACCCGACCTGTCTGA
- a CDS encoding twin transmembrane helix small protein yields MLKAAIALMLIATVVSLFSGLFFLVKDEGHSSRLVTALTVRVVLAVITLGLITWGFFSGQLVSHAPW; encoded by the coding sequence ATGCTCAAAGCAGCCATTGCCCTGATGCTGATCGCGACCGTCGTGAGCCTGTTCAGTGGCTTGTTCTTCCTGGTCAAGGACGAGGGCCACTCCAGCCGCCTCGTCACCGCCCTGACCGTGCGCGTGGTGCTGGCCGTGATCACCCTGGGATTGATCACCTGGGGCTTTTTCAGCGGCCAGCTGGTGTCGCACGCGCCGTGGTGA
- a CDS encoding cytochrome c oxidase subunit 3 produces the protein MSTHDTYYVPAQSKWPIIATFGLLTTVYGLGLWFNDLKAARPESHGPWIFFVGGLLLAYMLFGWFGAVIKESRAGLYSAQMDRSFRWGMSWFIFSEVMFFIAFFGALFYVRHVSGPALAGEGPKGIAHMLWPNFEFAWPLLNNPDPKLYPAPEGTISPWGLPLVNTILLVSSSVTITIAHHALRKGHRGALKLWLAITVLLGLAFLGFQAEEYIHAYKELGLTLGSGVYGATFFMLTGFHGAHVTIGTVILFVMLMRILRGHFNAEHQFGFEAASWYWHFVDVVWIGLFFFVYVL, from the coding sequence ATGTCGACTCATGATACGTACTACGTACCAGCGCAAAGCAAATGGCCAATAATTGCCACGTTCGGCCTGTTGACCACCGTGTACGGCCTGGGTCTGTGGTTCAACGATCTCAAGGCGGCGCGCCCGGAATCCCACGGGCCGTGGATCTTTTTCGTCGGTGGCTTGCTGTTGGCCTACATGCTGTTCGGCTGGTTCGGCGCGGTAATAAAGGAAAGTCGCGCCGGTTTGTACAGTGCGCAGATGGATCGCTCGTTCCGCTGGGGGATGAGCTGGTTCATCTTTTCCGAAGTGATGTTCTTTATCGCCTTCTTCGGCGCGCTGTTCTATGTGCGCCATGTGTCCGGTCCCGCGTTGGCCGGCGAAGGTCCCAAAGGCATTGCGCACATGCTGTGGCCGAACTTTGAATTTGCCTGGCCGTTGCTCAACAACCCGGACCCGAAACTCTACCCTGCGCCGGAAGGCACTATCAGCCCGTGGGGCTTGCCGCTGGTCAATACGATTCTGCTGGTCAGTTCCAGCGTCACCATCACCATTGCCCACCATGCCCTGCGCAAAGGCCATCGCGGCGCGCTGAAACTCTGGTTGGCTATCACTGTTCTGCTGGGCCTGGCGTTCCTGGGGTTCCAGGCTGAGGAATATATCCATGCGTATAAGGAACTGGGCCTGACATTGGGCTCGGGCGTGTACGGCGCGACGTTCTTTATGCTCACCGGTTTCCACGGCGCCCACGTCACCATCGGCACGGTCATTCTATTTGTGATGCTGATGCGCATCCTGCGTGGGCATTTCAATGCCGAGCACCAGTTCGGCTTCGAAGCGGCCAGTTGGTATTGGCACTTTGTGGATGTGGTGTGGATCGGCCTGTTTTTCTTCGTATACGTGCTGTGA
- a CDS encoding cytochrome c oxidase assembly protein: protein MADSVPLKRLVTRLLILVVAMFAFGFALVPIYDVMCKAFGINGKTAGQYEGSQVVDPSRQVRVQFLATNAIDMVWEFRSKADELVVNPGAVNEMLFVAYNPSKKPMTAQAIPSISPAEAAVYFHKTECFCFTQQVLQPGERIEMPVRFIVDRDMPKDVKHLTLAYTLFDITARQPPVAAHSGG, encoded by the coding sequence ATGGCTGACTCCGTGCCCCTCAAGCGCCTGGTCACCCGGCTGTTGATCCTGGTAGTGGCGATGTTCGCCTTCGGCTTCGCGCTGGTGCCCATCTATGACGTGATGTGCAAGGCGTTCGGCATCAACGGCAAGACCGCAGGGCAGTACGAGGGCTCGCAGGTAGTGGACCCGTCGCGCCAAGTGCGCGTGCAGTTTCTGGCCACTAATGCCATCGACATGGTCTGGGAATTTCGCTCCAAGGCCGATGAGCTGGTGGTCAACCCCGGGGCGGTCAACGAGATGCTGTTCGTAGCCTACAACCCCAGCAAAAAACCGATGACTGCGCAGGCGATCCCGAGCATTTCCCCGGCCGAAGCGGCGGTGTACTTCCACAAAACCGAGTGCTTTTGCTTCACCCAGCAAGTGCTGCAGCCCGGCGAGCGCATCGAAATGCCCGTGCGTTTCATCGTCGACCGTGACATGCCCAAGGATGTGAAGCATCTGACCCTGGCGTACACGCTGTTTGATATCACCGCGCGCCAACCGCCCGTGGCCGCCCACAGCGGCGGCTAG
- the ctaD gene encoding cytochrome c oxidase subunit I translates to MSAVIDDHGHASDHAHGPAKGLMRWVLTTNHKDIGTMYLWFAFTMFLLGGSFAMVIRAELFQPGLQIVEPAFFNQMTTMHGLIMVFGAVMPAFVGLANWMIPLMIGAPDMALPRMNNFSFWLLPAAFLLLVSTLFTPGGGPNFGWTFYAPLSTTYAPESVTFFIFAIHLMGISSIMGAINVVATILNLRAPGMTLMKMPLFVWTWLITAFLLIAVMPVLAGCVTMMLMDIHFGTSFFSAAGGGDPVLFQHVFWFFGHPEVYIMILPAFGAVSSIIPTFSRKPLFGYTSMVYATASIAFLSFIVWAHHMFVVGIPLVGELFFMYATLLIAVPTGVKVFNWVSTMWQGSLTFETPMLFAVAFVILFTIGGFSGLMLAIAPADFQYHDTYFVVAHFHYVLVPGAIFGIFASAYYWLPKWTGHMYDETLGKLHFWLSFVGMNMAFFPMHFVGLAGMPRRVPDYNLQFADFNMVSSIGAFMFGATQIFFLFIVIKCIRGGPPAPAKPWDGAEGLEWSIPSPAPYHTFTTPPEVK, encoded by the coding sequence ATGAGCGCTGTGATCGATGACCATGGCCACGCCAGTGACCACGCCCACGGCCCCGCCAAAGGATTGATGCGCTGGGTGCTGACCACCAACCACAAAGACATCGGCACGATGTATCTGTGGTTCGCCTTCACCATGTTCCTGCTGGGCGGCTCCTTCGCCATGGTGATCCGCGCCGAGTTATTTCAGCCGGGGTTGCAGATCGTGGAGCCGGCGTTCTTCAACCAGATGACCACGATGCACGGTCTGATCATGGTGTTCGGCGCGGTAATGCCGGCGTTTGTCGGCCTGGCCAACTGGATGATCCCGCTGATGATCGGCGCGCCCGACATGGCGCTGCCACGCATGAACAACTTCAGCTTCTGGCTGTTGCCGGCGGCGTTCCTGTTGCTGGTGTCGACCTTGTTCACGCCGGGCGGAGGGCCGAATTTCGGCTGGACCTTCTATGCGCCGCTCTCCACCACGTATGCGCCGGAAAGCGTGACGTTTTTCATCTTCGCCATCCACCTGATGGGCATCAGCTCGATCATGGGTGCGATCAACGTGGTCGCCACCATCCTCAACCTGCGCGCCCCCGGCATGACGTTGATGAAGATGCCGCTGTTTGTGTGGACCTGGCTGATCACCGCCTTCCTGCTGATTGCGGTGATGCCGGTGCTGGCGGGCTGCGTGACCATGATGCTGATGGATATTCACTTCGGCACCAGCTTCTTCAGTGCCGCCGGTGGCGGTGATCCGGTGCTGTTCCAGCACGTGTTCTGGTTCTTCGGCCACCCCGAGGTGTACATCATGATCCTGCCGGCCTTCGGCGCCGTCAGCTCGATCATCCCGACTTTTTCGCGCAAGCCGCTGTTCGGTTACACCTCGATGGTCTACGCCACGGCGAGCATCGCGTTCCTGTCGTTCATCGTGTGGGCGCACCATATGTTCGTGGTGGGCATTCCGCTGGTGGGCGAGTTGTTCTTCATGTACGCCACGTTGCTGATCGCCGTGCCGACGGGGGTGAAGGTGTTCAACTGGGTCAGCACCATGTGGCAAGGCTCGCTGACCTTCGAGACGCCGATGCTGTTCGCCGTGGCCTTCGTGATCCTGTTCACCATCGGCGGTTTCTCCGGCTTGATGCTGGCCATTGCGCCGGCGGACTTCCAATACCACGACACCTACTTCGTGGTGGCGCACTTCCATTACGTACTGGTGCCCGGCGCGATCTTCGGCATTTTCGCTTCGGCGTACTACTGGCTGCCGAAATGGACCGGCCACATGTACGACGAAACCCTGGGCAAGCTGCACTTCTGGCTGTCTTTCGTGGGCATGAACATGGCGTTCTTCCCGATGCACTTCGTGGGCCTGGCCGGCATGCCGCGGCGGGTGCCGGACTACAACCTGCAGTTCGCCGACTTCAACATGGTGTCGTCGATCGGCGCGTTCATGTTTGGCGCCACGCAAATCTTCTTCCTGTTTATCGTGATCAAGTGCATCCGTGGCGGCCCACCGGCACCGGCCAAACCGTGGGATGGCGCCGAAGGGTTGGAGTGGAGCATTCCATCGCCGGCGCCGTACCACACCTTCACCACGCCGCCGGAGGTCAAATGA